From the genome of Nocardia sp. NBC_01503, one region includes:
- a CDS encoding WXG100-like domain-containing protein: MEFPSWLEWLEWLVGSDWPHGNEDLMWQMGRDLEDVAGQVDDLRADLDHLLSGLGDAYPEGTGGEKIMQWLLPLRDGAEPEHHGSIKEIGENYRALAAAADGMGDQLQSAKLNFYIAGAWLVAELAWAAASGPFAPALEGTIFATARVMFRELGEQLANRITRALADRITNQVLKRIIPKLVYEIGQEALVEALQGTSQEFLVQTIQQQTGHTDGYDWGAMGSNAAISAIAGGTGGAFGLGANHFLPTNMGGWRGSLNGALTGWGAGAAGAGGAWLGGGLLTGNWEFDPRSLTGGAFSGAGPSALHGYAGHTDFGGRPVGSPNDGSSPASFNSPVHGGSETNPGTPGGTTDPVNGQRPDGTTDPAQRPDGSTDPAQRNNGATDPVSQQPSGTGDSGQQGGAATHPASSPVGEGDSGAGKDAHTTDDRQDQPQSNGDGPAVGGGRNGKPDVDAANTGDGGDSTHSSDSRAPGGDHTGGTTNEPGASTDTHGEHGTDSDTRGHESPAKSEDVAGRNEPNPEGQGTHPAEANTSPGSSPDTTGNGAVGTTPGVSQGGTPGHTGAPNSASPNAAPDARGTSNPNTGPNPTASQGGDTRAPGDTTKAAPGARSIAPGDGTAPKPVAAQPNNSTRGALGDQPHAAGPVQAGRTGIESTDSADHASQPADPANSRTDATGHPIDASGRPIDVAGQHADLAHQPTNIGPEGLDSVGETHRGSEDSADGSVAGVVPIPVHDPSTQHGPGRSDLPSDSRGGERRPPQHGQSTSIGDYDGESRTGDELDPDFLREEIKANLGLITPEDVAWNRDRNHFVLPDEHGTVSVRIGPTEDGAVAEFHARPDGSGYDVRVSPHARDEDVVRAVAHELAEIRLGLDPQISLDPDIDQNDDRPSELTPHLGGRFAELRVLTAQIDTATFDPARAQELPRLRSDLRALTDRLGLSDPAHPAPVESVPTQADTARELLQAHDPELARRLRLEQDGALSQRPDFDPRLTDAQFDQAAERHLAQLEQQLTGEHADDVVTAERQGLDGRMREEQSRRLFDPLFEPEAKAARRMVPGLLAALNPINAVINDPSLTGPDRARALHRALDAFENSTPENFRQAFGPENFARMHNAADAFGQGPDHITGVLDHATGTLMVDGAPTTLGDFLRDIDSANRGAAENGINAEYTVVVHDAVDGKSAVDVMPRPQPQHRLPLQQNAFGEDNARIPLQRRPTVPAAVDGGHTVDVGVGRSAFAVDLTPEADRSGGGLIIKTELASEFPIAGQRRRDLGILDPGPLTAPGSVMLFGNLLFDGNILAGPGNGQIARVYINNVSAELPDAAYHPMAAALADAMVPGGRIEVQWDMKPQEENGTPGDRGHILGTKLWQAIEAHYGDSANPFRVVESTHFEGEGNTDYDYTIDAGASNNLDTQRMAGFARPLPEHRMVIEYHPAPDPVAAHPAEITHQPDAEHVAPQHENENVPRPETTTPAEPNSSLDEADRFGEQTDAGIAHHGDDPAMADLARRVPHDPNYFSADVHITEDGNARIGDRTYSPEQYAGLVRRSDWDGTTPIRVIGCDAAANDFASRLSAALGVDVLAATKPVWTDEHGRVYTSTADIGPDGNRRPRIPPDGEWQIHRPDGTEVTAAQDGFAPGTPEADKHGLNPEGARDRSAFRDDMFADDEPHRRSYEDIIGDRPVKEIKADDALAPKRRKPFGRDDRTGAPIKLDVNTAYRVTDRAGRDRGLFVTGPEGLVHEVHTDSGRKQTRDLAQRRLIGDGFNPDLKRPFPEASYRVDERFQYTTDTQGRVVVAHGKLDLFGSDEGRRGPDQTPIGHVGGKEYAAINKDIVDQFKTQFGRTPSLSEVILYAAVTFDGGHLFGTEFGGPGEAINMVPMLTSLNQDPGETTPLDNWRKLEGHWEHLLGQDPPPLLQVRIDLDYDPNSPNMKTPAYIDVEYLVDGVLVDTLSFKNIPPRRQ; encoded by the coding sequence ATGGAGTTTCCGTCCTGGCTGGAGTGGTTGGAATGGCTGGTCGGCTCGGATTGGCCGCACGGCAATGAAGACCTCATGTGGCAGATGGGGCGCGATCTCGAGGATGTGGCCGGACAGGTCGACGACCTGCGAGCCGATCTCGACCACCTGCTCAGCGGACTCGGCGACGCCTATCCGGAGGGAACGGGCGGCGAGAAGATCATGCAGTGGCTGCTGCCGCTGCGCGATGGCGCGGAGCCCGAACACCACGGATCGATCAAGGAGATCGGCGAGAACTATCGCGCGCTGGCCGCGGCCGCCGACGGTATGGGCGATCAACTGCAATCGGCCAAACTGAACTTCTATATCGCCGGGGCCTGGCTGGTCGCCGAACTCGCCTGGGCCGCGGCGAGCGGACCGTTCGCGCCCGCCCTCGAAGGCACCATCTTCGCGACCGCCCGGGTGATGTTCCGGGAGCTCGGCGAGCAGTTGGCGAATCGGATCACCCGGGCACTCGCCGACCGAATCACCAATCAGGTGCTGAAGCGGATCATTCCCAAGCTGGTATACGAGATCGGACAGGAGGCGTTGGTCGAGGCACTGCAGGGGACCTCGCAGGAGTTCCTGGTGCAGACCATTCAGCAGCAGACCGGGCACACCGACGGGTACGACTGGGGTGCCATGGGCAGCAATGCCGCCATCTCCGCGATCGCGGGCGGCACCGGTGGGGCCTTCGGATTGGGGGCGAATCACTTCCTGCCGACCAATATGGGCGGCTGGCGGGGATCACTCAATGGGGCACTCACCGGGTGGGGCGCGGGCGCGGCCGGGGCGGGCGGGGCTTGGCTCGGCGGCGGATTGCTCACCGGCAATTGGGAATTCGATCCGCGGTCGCTCACCGGCGGCGCGTTCTCCGGCGCCGGACCCAGTGCACTGCACGGATACGCCGGCCATACCGATTTCGGTGGGCGGCCGGTGGGATCACCGAACGACGGGAGCTCACCGGCGAGCTTCAACTCGCCGGTGCACGGTGGATCCGAGACCAATCCCGGGACACCGGGTGGGACAACCGATCCGGTGAACGGGCAGCGGCCGGACGGCACCACCGATCCGGCGCAGCGACCCGACGGCTCGACCGATCCCGCGCAGCGAAACAATGGCGCTACCGATCCCGTCAGCCAGCAACCAAGCGGTACAGGCGATTCCGGTCAACAGGGCGGCGCGGCCACACATCCCGCGAGTTCACCTGTGGGCGAAGGCGATTCCGGCGCGGGCAAGGATGCGCATACGACCGATGATCGCCAGGACCAGCCGCAGAGCAATGGGGACGGCCCCGCCGTCGGCGGCGGCCGGAACGGTAAACCGGATGTGGACGCCGCTAACACCGGGGACGGCGGAGATTCGACGCACTCCTCCGACAGCAGAGCACCCGGCGGGGATCACACCGGCGGGACCACGAATGAGCCCGGCGCATCCACGGATACGCATGGCGAGCACGGCACGGACTCCGACACCCGGGGTCATGAGTCCCCGGCGAAGTCCGAGGATGTCGCGGGCCGGAACGAGCCGAATCCCGAAGGGCAGGGCACACATCCGGCCGAGGCGAACACCTCGCCCGGCTCCTCCCCCGATACCACCGGAAATGGCGCGGTCGGCACCACACCCGGTGTGAGCCAGGGCGGTACGCCTGGACATACCGGCGCACCGAACAGTGCGAGCCCCAACGCCGCACCCGATGCCCGCGGCACCTCGAACCCGAACACCGGCCCCAACCCGACTGCCAGTCAAGGCGGTGATACCCGCGCGCCCGGCGACACAACCAAGGCCGCCCCGGGTGCCCGATCCATCGCGCCCGGAGACGGCACCGCACCCAAACCGGTTGCGGCACAGCCGAACAACTCGACGCGCGGCGCGCTGGGCGATCAGCCGCATGCCGCGGGACCGGTGCAGGCGGGCCGCACCGGGATCGAATCCACCGATTCGGCCGATCACGCCAGCCAGCCCGCCGATCCCGCCAACTCACGCACTGACGCGACCGGTCACCCCATCGACGCGAGCGGTCGCCCGATCGACGTGGCCGGTCAGCACGCCGACCTGGCCCACCAGCCCACGAACATCGGTCCGGAAGGACTCGATTCGGTCGGCGAAACGCACCGGGGCAGCGAGGATTCCGCGGATGGAAGCGTCGCCGGTGTCGTGCCGATCCCGGTGCACGATCCGTCGACCCAGCACGGTCCGGGCCGATCGGACCTGCCGAGCGACTCCCGTGGCGGCGAGCGCAGGCCACCGCAGCACGGGCAGTCCACGTCGATCGGCGACTACGACGGCGAGTCGCGGACCGGTGATGAGCTCGATCCGGACTTCCTGCGCGAGGAGATCAAGGCCAACCTCGGCTTGATCACCCCGGAAGACGTGGCGTGGAATCGCGACCGGAACCACTTCGTCCTCCCCGACGAACACGGCACCGTCTCCGTCCGGATAGGCCCGACCGAGGATGGCGCGGTCGCCGAGTTCCACGCCCGCCCCGACGGTTCCGGCTACGACGTACGGGTCTCGCCGCACGCCCGCGACGAAGATGTGGTCCGCGCGGTGGCGCATGAGCTGGCGGAGATCCGCCTCGGCCTCGACCCGCAGATCTCCCTCGATCCCGATATCGACCAGAACGACGACCGCCCGAGCGAGCTCACCCCGCACCTCGGCGGTCGCTTCGCCGAGTTACGCGTGCTCACCGCGCAAATCGATACCGCCACCTTCGATCCCGCACGAGCACAAGAACTTCCACGCCTGCGCTCGGACCTGCGCGCCCTCACCGACCGCCTCGGACTCAGCGATCCAGCGCACCCGGCTCCCGTCGAATCTGTTCCCACACAAGCCGATACAGCACGGGAGTTGTTGCAGGCGCATGACCCCGAGTTGGCGCGGCGATTGCGGCTCGAGCAGGACGGGGCGCTTTCGCAGCGCCCGGACTTCGATCCGCGGTTGACCGATGCTCAGTTCGATCAGGCGGCCGAGCGGCATTTGGCGCAGCTGGAGCAGCAGTTGACCGGCGAGCACGCCGACGACGTGGTGACAGCCGAGCGGCAGGGGCTGGATGGGCGGATGCGGGAGGAGCAGTCGCGGCGGCTCTTCGATCCGCTCTTCGAGCCGGAGGCGAAGGCCGCTCGGCGGATGGTGCCGGGGCTGCTCGCGGCCTTGAATCCGATCAATGCGGTGATCAATGATCCGAGTTTGACCGGACCGGATCGGGCGCGGGCGCTGCATCGGGCGCTCGATGCCTTCGAGAACTCCACACCGGAGAACTTCCGGCAGGCGTTCGGACCGGAGAACTTCGCTCGAATGCATAATGCGGCAGACGCTTTCGGGCAGGGACCGGATCACATCACCGGTGTGCTGGATCATGCGACGGGCACGCTCATGGTCGATGGTGCGCCGACCACCCTCGGGGACTTCCTGCGCGATATCGACAGCGCCAATCGCGGCGCGGCCGAGAATGGGATCAATGCCGAGTACACCGTGGTCGTTCACGACGCCGTGGATGGCAAATCGGCCGTCGATGTCATGCCGCGACCACAGCCGCAGCATCGACTACCCTTGCAGCAGAACGCATTCGGCGAGGACAATGCCCGTATTCCGCTACAGCGGCGCCCCACGGTGCCGGCCGCGGTCGATGGTGGGCATACCGTCGATGTCGGCGTGGGCCGCAGCGCCTTCGCCGTCGACCTGACCCCGGAGGCCGATCGCTCCGGTGGCGGGCTGATCATCAAGACCGAACTCGCCTCCGAGTTCCCGATCGCGGGCCAGCGCCGCCGCGATCTCGGCATTCTCGATCCCGGACCGCTCACCGCGCCGGGCAGCGTCATGCTCTTCGGCAATCTACTCTTCGACGGGAACATTCTCGCCGGTCCCGGCAATGGGCAGATAGCGCGCGTCTACATCAACAATGTCAGCGCCGAACTGCCCGACGCCGCATATCACCCGATGGCCGCCGCACTCGCCGACGCGATGGTGCCGGGCGGGCGCATCGAAGTGCAGTGGGATATGAAGCCGCAGGAGGAGAACGGCACCCCCGGCGATCGCGGGCATATCCTCGGCACCAAACTCTGGCAGGCCATCGAGGCCCATTACGGCGACAGTGCCAATCCCTTCCGGGTGGTGGAGTCGACCCACTTCGAGGGCGAGGGCAATACCGATTACGACTACACCATCGACGCCGGGGCCAGCAATAACCTCGATACCCAGCGCATGGCCGGGTTCGCACGCCCGCTGCCCGAGCATCGCATGGTGATCGAGTACCACCCCGCGCCCGATCCGGTGGCGGCGCATCCGGCCGAGATCACGCACCAACCGGACGCCGAACATGTTGCGCCACAGCATGAGAACGAGAATGTCCCGCGGCCGGAGACGACCACCCCCGCCGAGCCGAACTCGAGCCTGGACGAAGCCGACCGTTTCGGCGAGCAGACCGATGCCGGTATCGCCCATCACGGCGACGATCCGGCCATGGCCGACCTCGCGCGCCGCGTTCCGCACGATCCGAACTACTTCAGCGCCGATGTACACATCACCGAGGACGGCAATGCCCGCATCGGTGATCGGACCTACAGTCCGGAGCAGTATGCCGGCCTGGTGCGCCGAAGTGATTGGGATGGAACAACTCCCATTCGCGTCATCGGCTGCGATGCCGCGGCCAACGATTTCGCGAGCCGGCTCTCGGCCGCACTGGGCGTGGATGTGCTGGCCGCCACGAAACCCGTCTGGACCGATGAGCACGGCCGGGTGTACACCAGCACCGCCGATATCGGTCCCGACGGTAACCGCCGCCCGCGCATTCCACCCGACGGCGAATGGCAGATCCACCGCCCCGACGGCACCGAAGTCACTGCCGCACAAGATGGTTTCGCGCCCGGCACACCCGAGGCGGATAAGCACGGCCTCAACCCCGAGGGGGCCAGGGACCGCAGCGCGTTCCGTGACGATATGTTCGCCGACGATGAACCGCACCGCCGCAGCTACGAGGACATCATCGGAGACCGGCCGGTCAAGGAGATCAAGGCCGACGATGCGCTCGCGCCCAAGCGGCGCAAGCCTTTCGGCAGGGACGACCGCACCGGCGCGCCGATCAAGCTCGATGTGAACACCGCCTATCGGGTCACCGACCGGGCCGGACGCGACCGCGGTCTTTTCGTCACCGGCCCCGAGGGCCTGGTCCACGAGGTGCATACCGATTCCGGGCGTAAGCAGACCCGCGATCTCGCGCAGCGCCGCCTGATCGGCGACGGTTTCAACCCCGACCTGAAACGACCGTTCCCCGAGGCGTCCTATCGGGTCGACGAGCGCTTCCAGTACACCACCGATACCCAGGGCCGCGTCGTCGTCGCCCACGGCAAGCTGGATCTGTTCGGCTCCGATGAGGGGCGGCGCGGACCCGACCAGACCCCGATCGGTCATGTCGGCGGTAAGGAATACGCGGCGATCAACAAAGATATCGTCGACCAGTTCAAGACCCAGTTCGGTCGTACCCCCTCACTCTCCGAGGTCATTCTGTACGCGGCCGTCACCTTCGACGGCGGACACCTGTTCGGCACCGAATTCGGCGGGCCCGGTGAGGCCATCAATATGGTGCCGATGCTCACCAGCTTGAATCAGGATCCGGGCGAAACAACGCCGCTGGACAATTGGCGCAAACTCGAGGGGCATTGGGAGCATCTGCTCGGACAGGATCCGCCGCCCCTACTCCAGGTGCGAATCGACCTCGACTACGACCCGAACTCGCCGAATATGAAGACCCCGGCCTACATTGACGTCGAGTACCTGGTGGACGGCGTATTGGTGGACACCCTGAGTTTCAAGAACATTCCGCCGCGCAGGCAATAG
- a CDS encoding type VII secretion target: MSNLAASPDAIRHYGDVSAAMASTIAGVAAADQAATVAAVVPVFGLIGQEFLLSFAGAQGNHFAATAELAAVHAGTAVTAHEAAAAYDSVEAKSSVDFLSLTQEL; encoded by the coding sequence ATGAGCAACCTCGCCGCCTCACCGGACGCGATTCGCCACTACGGCGATGTCTCCGCCGCCATGGCATCCACCATCGCCGGCGTCGCCGCCGCCGACCAGGCCGCCACCGTGGCCGCGGTCGTACCCGTCTTCGGCCTGATCGGGCAGGAATTCCTGCTGAGTTTCGCCGGCGCGCAGGGCAATCACTTCGCCGCGACCGCCGAGCTCGCCGCCGTGCACGCCGGTACCGCGGTCACCGCGCACGAAGCCGCCGCCGCCTACGATTCGGTCGAGGCGAAGTCCAGCGTGGACTTCCTCTCACTGACGCAGGAGCTATGA
- a CDS encoding ESX secretion-associated protein EspG has protein sequence MLRSWSFTDLEFLALWQERGAEFLPEPLMFSSRTQWWSEHLDAMARTRDSLPHERDPEWQDIFDTLSLPDVRIEVRGRDGRDASDPKGSIRLLGARRGDFGYLVVQQPGETVSHSAGFDVTACDAGQLAAELIAALPDVAAGRGPELVLAESADIEDHDYAFGLSPAHETMEGTVIDRAAEFLAAPAVTRGVIEIVQGYSRFGPRGITRHRVDWRDLVDDGRYVVTGDYPRVAAPADPRRMVATVQTRIDEVLVALGDE, from the coding sequence GTGCTTCGATCCTGGTCATTCACGGATCTGGAATTCCTGGCGCTATGGCAGGAGCGCGGTGCGGAGTTCCTGCCCGAGCCGCTCATGTTCAGCAGTCGAACCCAGTGGTGGAGTGAGCATCTGGACGCGATGGCGCGCACCCGGGACAGCCTCCCGCACGAGCGTGATCCCGAATGGCAGGACATCTTCGACACCCTGTCGCTGCCGGATGTCCGGATCGAGGTGCGCGGCCGCGACGGCCGGGACGCCTCCGACCCGAAGGGGAGCATCCGCCTGCTCGGCGCGCGGCGCGGCGATTTCGGCTACCTGGTCGTGCAGCAGCCCGGTGAAACGGTCAGTCACAGTGCGGGTTTCGATGTCACCGCCTGTGACGCCGGGCAGTTGGCGGCCGAATTGATTGCGGCACTGCCGGATGTCGCCGCGGGTCGCGGCCCCGAGCTGGTGCTCGCCGAATCCGCGGATATCGAGGACCATGACTACGCATTCGGCCTGTCCCCGGCGCACGAGACCATGGAGGGAACGGTCATCGACCGCGCCGCGGAGTTCCTGGCCGCACCCGCGGTCACCCGTGGCGTGATCGAAATCGTCCAGGGTTATTCGCGTTTCGGCCCGCGCGGTATCACCCGGCATCGGGTGGACTGGCGGGATCTGGTCGATGACGGCCGCTATGTGGTCACCGGTGACTATCCGCGGGTGGCGGCCCCCGCCGACCCGCGCCGCATGGTCGCGACCGTGCAAACCCGGATCGACGAGGTGCTCGTGGCCCTCGGAGACGAATAG
- a CDS encoding WXG100 family type VII secretion target: MGDEDNPWRGLAQQARGGTLNLGDGVGQAAAKIAADVANTLGIALTYQPLLTEHKGFGDHAILPSAGNLEDRFNTQGKNLGGVLKRYIDLVEAMADTMIVADHNYKATEEDSKAEFNRFKKESAVQPPSGDPKLVSGTKLPVWNYDSTPPLDGKHGNADLVKIAKEKGHYDALDPEDPNGKDRVWLHAAGEGMNPQLVADIGGTWLSVADKIDKSFDQLTTQLDKMKDGWKGHGGNAARRVAGEFKTEADGLTADMRAMASNLTYVAGWLDNTKVRMPSAPTDFDYDHPQREERILKAARSAFQNFYVNGMIAGSKAIPHLIDPLAQLPGLATKTTTDNGGGGGGGGGGTPKNKLGLTGASLSADALQHSKSDPNGKNPQKTDPNQKDPNKTDPNGNKTDPSKTDPGKSDPNSTDPSRNTGDGTSQQSSGGSSDASQLTSALQQGLQGLTSTANQAKTTDPSSTLASLPSMLNNLKDIAKGGGGPGGGGPGISPAAAPKELTSKLFPRAALSTEVEGAIASTSRAGIATGGAAPMGGGMGGAPMGGGHGAGGAGGQGKEHKRPEFLDSSEYLEEAMGAPPIVAKPVVEG, encoded by the coding sequence GTGGGTGACGAAGACAATCCTTGGCGGGGGCTGGCCCAACAGGCGCGCGGGGGCACCCTGAATCTCGGTGACGGAGTCGGGCAGGCAGCTGCCAAGATCGCCGCCGATGTGGCGAATACGCTGGGTATCGCGTTGACCTATCAACCACTGCTCACCGAGCACAAGGGCTTCGGCGACCATGCGATCCTGCCGTCGGCGGGGAATCTCGAGGATCGTTTCAATACGCAGGGCAAGAATCTCGGCGGCGTCCTCAAGCGGTATATCGACCTGGTGGAGGCCATGGCCGACACCATGATCGTGGCGGACCACAATTACAAGGCGACCGAAGAGGATTCCAAGGCCGAGTTCAACCGGTTCAAGAAAGAGTCCGCGGTACAACCGCCCTCCGGCGATCCGAAGCTGGTCAGCGGCACCAAACTCCCGGTGTGGAACTACGATTCGACTCCGCCGCTGGATGGCAAGCACGGGAATGCGGACCTGGTGAAGATCGCCAAGGAGAAGGGGCACTACGACGCCCTCGACCCGGAGGATCCGAACGGTAAGGACCGGGTGTGGCTCCATGCGGCGGGCGAGGGGATGAACCCGCAGCTAGTGGCCGATATCGGCGGCACCTGGCTGTCGGTGGCGGACAAGATCGACAAGAGCTTCGATCAGCTCACCACGCAGCTGGACAAAATGAAGGATGGCTGGAAGGGCCACGGCGGCAACGCCGCGCGCCGGGTGGCCGGGGAATTCAAGACCGAGGCCGACGGCCTCACCGCCGATATGCGCGCGATGGCGTCCAATCTGACCTACGTCGCGGGTTGGCTGGATAACACCAAGGTGCGGATGCCCAGTGCTCCAACAGATTTCGACTACGACCATCCTCAACGCGAGGAACGCATCCTCAAAGCCGCACGATCGGCCTTTCAGAACTTCTATGTGAACGGCATGATCGCGGGCAGTAAGGCGATTCCGCATCTGATCGACCCGTTGGCGCAGCTGCCCGGGCTCGCGACGAAGACCACGACCGATAACGGCGGTGGTGGCGGTGGTGGCGGTGGCGGTACCCCGAAGAACAAGCTCGGATTGACCGGGGCATCCCTGTCCGCCGATGCGTTGCAGCACAGCAAGTCCGATCCGAACGGCAAGAATCCGCAGAAAACCGATCCGAACCAGAAGGATCCGAACAAGACCGATCCCAACGGCAATAAGACGGATCCGAGCAAGACCGATCCGGGTAAGTCCGACCCCAATTCGACGGACCCGAGCAGGAACACCGGTGACGGTACGTCGCAACAGAGTTCGGGCGGATCCTCCGACGCGTCCCAGCTGACCAGCGCATTGCAGCAGGGCCTGCAGGGCCTGACCTCGACCGCGAATCAGGCGAAGACGACCGACCCCAGCTCCACGTTGGCGAGCCTGCCCAGCATGCTCAACAACCTCAAGGACATCGCCAAGGGCGGCGGCGGTCCCGGTGGCGGCGGTCCCGGCATCAGCCCGGCGGCCGCGCCCAAGGAGCTCACCTCGAAGTTGTTCCCGCGCGCCGCGCTCTCCACCGAGGTCGAGGGCGCCATCGCCTCGACCTCGCGAGCCGGAATCGCCACCGGCGGTGCGGCTCCCATGGGCGGCGGTATGGGTGGTGCGCCGATGGGTGGCGGCCACGGTGCGGGTGGTGCGGGCGGTCAGGGCAAGGAGCACAAGCGGCCCGAGTTCCTGGACTCCTCCGAATATCTGGAAGAGGCCATGGGTGCACCCCCGATCGTGGCGAAGCCCGTGGTGGAGGGTTGA